The following is a genomic window from Sphingobacterium spiritivorum.
TGTGATGCGAAAGTAGGAATAGTAGGATCTTTACTCATTTCTGAAATGATGTCATTATAATCCCTGATATTAACAAATTTGACAAAGCGGTTTTTGATTTTTCTGGCATTATACCAGGCGTACATAACCGCGATCAGCGCCAGTGATAAGACTAAGGTCAACCAACCTCCGTGTGCAATTTTTACAGAGTTACCTGCCAGGAATCCAAACTCGATAAAGAAGTAGAAACCTACAAATAAGAAAATCAGGTACTTGTTCACCCGTTTCCATCTCAGGAAGAATCCCATTAGAATAGTCGTCGTGATAAACGTCGCATTGATGGCCAGACCATATGCAGCCTCCATATTGCTGGATTCTCTGAATACAGCGATGATCAGCATACATCCCAGCCATAGTATCAGATTGATGGATGGTACATATAATTGTCCTTTGTGATCACTTGGATAACGTATGGTGACTTTGGGCCAGATATTAAGGCGTACAGCTTCCGAAATCAGTGTAAACGATCCTGATATCATCGCCTGGCTGGCAATAATAGCTGCAATGGTTGCGATGACAACTCCATATCCCAGAAACCATTCCGGCATAATGGCATAAAACGGATTTTTCTCTCCGATCTGGGTTCCAGAATGCGCCAGTAACCAGGCTCCCTGTCCAAAGTAATTAAGCAATAAGCATATTTTTACAAGTATCCAGCTTATTCTGATATTGGCTTTTCCACAGTGTCCCATGTCGGAGTAGAGTGCTTCTGCACCTGTCGTACATAGAAATACACCACCAATAATAAACAACGCATTTGGCGTGCTTACGATTAGTTTGAAAGCATAATAAGGGTTGATTGCTTTTAATACCTGAGGAGCTTCATCAATGTAGCTTACCCCCAGAATCCCTATGGTCAAAAACCAGGTGAGCATAAGCGGTCCGAAGACTTTTCCTACGATGGAAGTCCCAAAGCGCTGGATCAGAAACAATCCTGAGATAATAATAATTACAATAGGTACTGTCTGGATGGTAGGATTGTTGATTGCTAAACCTTCTATTGCTGAAGAGATGGTGATAGCCGGAGTCAGCATACCGTCAGCCAACAGTGTGGAAGCTCCGATGATGGCCGGGATAATAAGCCACTTGGCCTGCCTCTTGACCAGTGAGTAGAGGGAAAGTATACCTCCTTCACCATTGTTGTCTGCGTTCAGGGCAATCAATACATACTTAACGGTAGTTTGAAGGGTGATAGTCCATACGACACAGGATAATCCCCCGAGGACGAGGTCTGGTTCGATAGTTCCTTTGTTAATAATAGCTTTGAATACATAGAGAGGGGAAGTTCCGATATCTCCAAAGATAATTCCTAAGCTAATCAGTAAGCCGCCGAGGCTCAACTTTTGAACGTCGCTCGCGTTTTTTGTTGACATTCTAAATAAATTTAATGACTAAATCTTCAATTTTTCGCCTGTTAATCAGTATTCTTGATAACAGAATTGAACTGCCAAAGTTTGGTTTTTTTTGTGACAACGTCAAGAGTTGTTAAAAATTGTTAAAGCCATTAAAAATCGTCCGATTAATTAACGATCAGATAAAAAAAAATCTATTTTTGTATGAAGATAATTGAGAAAAAGGTTTATATTTGATTAAACCAATTAACAATACAACTGTCTCAGAC
Proteins encoded in this region:
- a CDS encoding KUP/HAK/KT family potassium transporter, which translates into the protein MSTKNASDVQKLSLGGLLISLGIIFGDIGTSPLYVFKAIINKGTIEPDLVLGGLSCVVWTITLQTTVKYVLIALNADNNGEGGILSLYSLVKRQAKWLIIPAIIGASTLLADGMLTPAITISSAIEGLAINNPTIQTVPIVIIIISGLFLIQRFGTSIVGKVFGPLMLTWFLTIGILGVSYIDEAPQVLKAINPYYAFKLIVSTPNALFIIGGVFLCTTGAEALYSDMGHCGKANIRISWILVKICLLLNYFGQGAWLLAHSGTQIGEKNPFYAIMPEWFLGYGVVIATIAAIIASQAMISGSFTLISEAVRLNIWPKVTIRYPSDHKGQLYVPSINLILWLGCMLIIAVFRESSNMEAAYGLAINATFITTTILMGFFLRWKRVNKYLIFLFVGFYFFIEFGFLAGNSVKIAHGGWLTLVLSLALIAVMYAWYNARKIKNRFVKFVNIRDYNDIISEMSKDPTIPTFASQLVYLTSANNRNEIEYKIIYSMINKKPKKADVYWLVHVDVMDNPHTREYTVEQIIPGKLIRIDFKLGFREEQRISLLFRKVVEDMVQRKEIDIVSQYDSLKKYKIPGDFRFVILEKVLSKTNDLKWHERIIFEIYKILKKFSLSEEKGFGLDASFVTIERVPLSIPRTHEVVINRIN